One Haloplanus sp. HW8-1 DNA window includes the following coding sequences:
- a CDS encoding RNA-guided endonuclease InsQ/TnpB family protein, whose amino-acid sequence MTELTKTLELKLVDPNAHKRRKLRETREAYQHALQDAFDAGCTTQTEANDVVVNYDLSGYAKNALKKYVPQLTTTYNAGELHDNHPVRFTNEGLRLDHKPENAIEWYVKIPHHEDYQLWMPAQPNPDQRDWLEALNAGDAGMGESRLFQRDGTWYLHVTATRDVEVCSKASDDERTPIGVDVGEASLVTVCHRDDHGSPTSPELWADEGKTVRRLRKTYFTATRRLQERGSNRLAESFGDSLWTQIDDVFHRVTHEVVEYAESVENPVLVLEDLTYIRESMDYGEYMNRRLHGWGFAKLHAQIRYKAAEKGIPVETVNPRNTSKECHACGEVGYRPKQATFKCTNDDCWMGEYQADVNGAINIADRYLSGESRSREYPNDNDSAEDGAHLTAPQDSQADAETQQATLGTYAS is encoded by the coding sequence ATGACCGAACTCACCAAAACGCTGGAACTGAAACTGGTGGACCCGAACGCACACAAACGGCGGAAACTCCGAGAGACGCGAGAGGCGTACCAGCACGCCCTCCAAGACGCCTTCGACGCTGGGTGTACCACCCAAACCGAAGCAAACGACGTAGTAGTCAACTACGATCTGAGCGGGTACGCGAAGAACGCGCTCAAGAAGTACGTCCCGCAACTCACGACGACGTACAACGCGGGCGAACTGCACGACAACCACCCTGTCCGCTTCACGAACGAGGGGCTACGGCTGGACCACAAGCCCGAGAACGCGATCGAGTGGTACGTCAAAATCCCACACCACGAGGACTACCAGCTCTGGATGCCGGCACAGCCAAACCCCGACCAACGGGACTGGTTGGAGGCGTTGAACGCTGGTGACGCGGGGATGGGTGAGAGTCGGCTGTTCCAGCGGGACGGGACGTGGTATCTCCACGTCACTGCCACCCGCGACGTGGAGGTCTGTTCCAAGGCATCCGACGACGAACGGACGCCTATCGGAGTGGACGTCGGAGAAGCGTCACTCGTCACGGTGTGTCACCGCGACGACCACGGTTCTCCGACTAGCCCCGAACTGTGGGCCGACGAAGGCAAGACCGTTCGTCGGCTCCGCAAGACCTACTTCACCGCTACGCGACGGCTCCAAGAACGCGGAAGCAATCGTCTCGCCGAGTCGTTCGGTGACAGCCTGTGGACCCAGATAGACGATGTGTTCCACCGTGTCACCCACGAAGTCGTAGAATACGCTGAGTCCGTCGAGAATCCCGTACTGGTGCTGGAAGACCTGACGTACATTCGGGAGTCGATGGACTACGGCGAGTATATGAACCGCCGTCTCCACGGCTGGGGGTTCGCCAAACTCCACGCACAGATACGGTACAAGGCCGCCGAGAAGGGAATTCCCGTCGAGACGGTGAACCCGCGTAACACCTCAAAGGAGTGCCATGCGTGTGGTGAAGTCGGGTATCGCCCGAAGCAGGCGACGTTCAAATGCACGAACGACGACTGCTGGATGGGCGAGTACCAAGCCGACGTGAACGGAGCGATAAATATCGCAGACCGCTACCTCAGCGGAGAGAGTCGTTCCAGAGAATACCCGAACGACAATGACTCGGCTGAGGATGGGGCGCATTTGACCGCGCCACAAGACAGCCAAGCCGATGCTGAAACCCAGCAAGCGACGCTTGGAACGTATGCGTCTTGA
- a CDS encoding Cdc6/Cdc18 family protein gives MGMFQRDRQVFADAEPLDDSYEPEDIRERDEELEKYQRALQPIIDNRPTSNIFLYGKTGTGKTVATKFMLSHLENDATEYDDVDLSTVWVSCENLSSSYQVAVALVNELRESQDKDRISTTGYSQQRVFDILYEELDALGGTVVIVLDEIDNIGHSDDILYGLPRARSNGYVDDVRPVIVGISNDFQFRDNLSPKVKDTLAEKEILFPPYDANQLRSILNPRAEKAFHDDVLAEDVVPLCAAFAAQDTGSARQAIRLLREAGELAQAADSDTVTEEHVRDAQDELEKNQLYEGMQELTTQGHAVLCALAYHQALDDVPIRSRDLYERYVKICDRLDADSVSERRVRDHLSDMNMLGLISVYERNEGLSAGRYHEYELDVPLKAVLEVLLSTTRFEELANIIESTADDNNILQSDISDY, from the coding sequence ATGGGGATGTTCCAACGAGACCGTCAGGTGTTCGCTGATGCCGAACCACTTGACGACTCCTATGAGCCCGAGGATATCCGGGAACGGGACGAGGAACTCGAGAAATATCAACGAGCCCTCCAGCCGATCATCGATAACCGCCCGACGTCGAACATCTTTCTGTACGGCAAGACGGGAACGGGGAAGACAGTGGCGACGAAGTTTATGCTGTCCCATCTTGAGAACGACGCGACCGAGTACGACGACGTCGATCTCTCGACCGTCTGGGTCAGCTGCGAGAACCTCTCCTCGTCCTACCAGGTCGCCGTCGCCCTCGTCAACGAACTTCGCGAAAGCCAGGACAAGGACCGCATCAGTACCACCGGCTACTCTCAGCAACGCGTCTTCGATATCCTCTACGAGGAACTCGACGCGCTCGGTGGGACCGTCGTAATCGTCCTCGACGAAATCGACAACATCGGCCACTCCGACGACATCCTCTACGGGCTCCCACGAGCACGGTCGAACGGCTACGTCGACGACGTCCGCCCGGTAATCGTTGGCATCAGCAACGACTTCCAGTTCCGGGATAACCTCTCGCCGAAGGTCAAGGACACACTCGCCGAAAAGGAGATTCTCTTCCCCCCATACGACGCGAATCAGCTACGCTCGATTCTCAACCCACGTGCCGAGAAAGCGTTCCACGACGATGTCCTCGCCGAAGATGTCGTCCCGCTCTGTGCGGCGTTTGCCGCCCAAGACACGGGATCGGCCCGGCAGGCGATCCGACTGCTCCGTGAGGCCGGCGAGCTCGCGCAAGCCGCCGATTCTGACACCGTGACCGAGGAGCACGTCCGGGACGCCCAGGACGAGCTCGAAAAGAACCAACTCTACGAGGGGATGCAGGAACTCACGACACAGGGACACGCCGTCCTCTGTGCGCTCGCGTACCACCAGGCGCTCGATGACGTCCCCATCCGCTCTCGCGATCTCTACGAACGATACGTGAAGATCTGCGACCGACTTGACGCCGACAGCGTGAGCGAGCGCCGTGTTCGCGACCACCTCTCGGATATGAATATGCTCGGGCTCATCAGCGTCTATGAACGGAATGAGGGGCTCTCGGCTGGCCGGTATCACGAGTATGAGCTTGACGTTCCGCTGAAAGCCGTGCTCGAGGTCCTCCTGTCGACGACTCGCTTCGAAGAACTCGCGAACATCATCGAGTCGACGGCCGACGATAACAATATCCTCCAGTCCGATATCTCCGACTACTGA
- the tnpA gene encoding IS200/IS605 family transposase — MKTTRHATYNLNYHIVWLPKYRNSVLVNEVADRVRTILHEIADDKGLEIIDLTVQPDHIHLFVSSPPKHAPSLLANWFKGISSRKYNHRYADDEGEKIRWERGYYAGTAGHVSSETVQDYIQRHEEGDQ, encoded by the coding sequence ATGAAGACCACACGGCACGCGACCTACAACCTCAACTATCACATAGTGTGGTTGCCGAAGTACCGCAATTCGGTACTCGTCAACGAGGTCGCCGACCGTGTGCGAACCATCCTTCACGAAATCGCCGACGACAAGGGATTAGAGATCATTGACCTGACCGTTCAACCCGACCACATCCACCTGTTCGTCAGTAGCCCTCCGAAACACGCCCCCTCTCTTCTCGCCAACTGGTTCAAGGGTATTTCGTCACGGAAATACAACCACCGCTACGCCGACGACGAGGGCGAGAAGATTCGATGGGAACGGGGCTACTACGCAGGAACGGCGGGGCATGTTTCCAGCGAAACGGTGCAAGACTACATCCAACGTCACGAGGAAGGCGACCAATGA
- a CDS encoding DUF6788 family protein translates to MPTRPPAPEGLPQYLVEGVPKQDDTDLRALQDWIDDLLEYRQDVAAEDIDAGEGESIEAVEESGGGTVVIKKVSCGKDNCKCQSGALHGPYKYVVRRQGDSLDWEYKGPVTE, encoded by the coding sequence ATGCCGACACGGCCACCAGCTCCAGAGGGCCTGCCGCAATATCTCGTTGAGGGCGTCCCGAAGCAGGACGACACGGATTTGCGTGCTCTTCAGGACTGGATCGACGATCTCCTCGAGTACCGCCAGGATGTTGCCGCTGAGGATATTGACGCCGGCGAGGGCGAGTCGATTGAAGCTGTCGAAGAATCGGGTGGTGGGACCGTGGTGATCAAGAAAGTCAGCTGTGGCAAAGACAACTGTAAGTGCCAATCCGGGGCACTGCATGGCCCCTACAAGTACGTCGTTCGTCGACAGGGGGACAGTCTCGATTGGGAGTACAAAGGGCCGGTCACGGAGTGA